In the Bremerella alba genome, one interval contains:
- a CDS encoding XylR family transcriptional regulator, producing the protein MQRRRVMLIVETSLVYGREVLRGINRYVVANEPWSMFVDLRELAYRPPAWLENWDGDGIITRSTTPALAEQLKAWNIPTVDLTDIYGDQGLPHIGTDHEAVGRMGAAHLLERGFRNFAFCGFSGHNWSTRRYQGFKDAIEKTAGPVELLEGPWDSSSALTWEQQQAQLCNWLRGLPRPIGIMACNDMRGQHVLDACRRITAAVPEEVAVIGVDNDELVCELCDPPLSSVMPNPQRIGFEAAALLDRLMKGEAPTQMSKLVEPLGIVTRQSTDVLAIEDPLVDSAVKYIRQHACDGISVVDVLQHVPVSRSILERRFRKFIGRSPQSEIRNVQLKRVKQLLRETDLPLERIAGLSGYDHPEYMSVVFKRELGQTPGQYRTQNVKGASRRFR; encoded by the coding sequence ATGCAACGTCGCCGCGTCATGCTCATTGTTGAGACCTCGCTCGTTTATGGTCGCGAGGTCCTCCGTGGAATCAATCGTTATGTTGTGGCAAATGAGCCTTGGTCGATGTTCGTCGACCTTAGAGAACTGGCCTATCGCCCCCCAGCCTGGCTAGAGAACTGGGATGGCGACGGCATCATCACACGCAGTACGACCCCTGCTCTCGCTGAACAGCTAAAGGCATGGAACATTCCCACTGTCGATCTTACCGACATTTACGGGGATCAAGGCCTCCCACACATCGGCACCGATCACGAAGCTGTCGGGCGAATGGGTGCGGCTCATTTGCTGGAGCGGGGGTTCCGCAACTTCGCCTTTTGCGGTTTCAGCGGACACAACTGGTCAACGCGTCGCTACCAAGGTTTCAAAGACGCGATCGAGAAGACGGCCGGTCCAGTGGAACTGCTCGAAGGGCCCTGGGACAGCTCTTCCGCACTTACCTGGGAACAACAACAAGCCCAACTTTGCAATTGGCTGCGAGGACTTCCCCGCCCGATCGGTATCATGGCCTGTAACGACATGCGAGGTCAGCATGTGCTCGACGCTTGCCGTCGGATCACCGCTGCTGTTCCGGAAGAAGTTGCTGTGATCGGTGTCGATAACGACGAGCTGGTCTGCGAGCTCTGCGATCCGCCCCTTTCCAGCGTGATGCCCAACCCACAGCGAATCGGTTTTGAGGCCGCCGCCTTGCTCGATCGGCTGATGAAAGGGGAGGCACCAACCCAGATGAGCAAGCTGGTCGAACCGCTGGGAATCGTTACTCGCCAGTCGACCGATGTTCTGGCCATCGAAGACCCGCTGGTTGATTCGGCAGTGAAGTACATACGACAGCACGCGTGCGACGGCATATCGGTGGTCGACGTCTTGCAGCACGTCCCTGTCTCGCGAAGCATCCTCGAACGTCGCTTTCGCAAATTCATTGGCCGCAGTCCTCAGTCTGAGATCCGCAACGTGCAGCTCAAACGCGTGAAACAACTGCTACGAGAAACCGACCTCCCGCTAGAACGCATCGCCGGGCTATCTGGCTACGACCACCCCGAGTACATGAGCGTCGTCTTTAAACGCGAACTGGGACAAACGCCGGGGCAGTATCGCACCCAAAACGTGAAGGGTGCCTCGCGGCGATTCCGATAG
- a CDS encoding SGNH/GDSL hydrolase family protein — translation MSKVTSIALALALLLTTTLIAADKPGKWAETPNPKLPNVLILGDSISIGYTLQVRELLEGKANVFRPHTADGTKAENCSGTTKGVASIDRWLGDRKWDVIHFNWGLHDLKHVTEPGGNTISKKATDPPQATVDQYAINVEKIVQQLSKSGATLIFATTTPVVPNTNGPLREADAPPKYNAAATKIMKEHGITVNDLFAFCEPQIEKLQRPKNVHFTSQGSQALAEQVAAAIETALNSKDGK, via the coding sequence ATGTCGAAAGTCACGTCGATCGCCTTGGCCTTGGCCCTTCTACTTACTACCACTCTGATTGCTGCCGATAAGCCTGGCAAATGGGCAGAAACGCCAAACCCTAAATTGCCGAACGTGCTGATCTTGGGAGATTCCATTTCCATTGGCTACACGCTCCAGGTGCGGGAACTACTTGAAGGCAAAGCGAACGTCTTCCGCCCCCATACGGCCGACGGCACCAAGGCAGAGAATTGCAGCGGGACTACCAAAGGGGTCGCGTCGATCGATCGTTGGTTGGGGGATCGCAAATGGGACGTGATCCACTTCAACTGGGGACTGCACGACTTGAAACACGTCACCGAACCCGGAGGGAACACGATTTCCAAGAAGGCCACAGATCCGCCCCAGGCGACTGTCGATCAGTATGCGATCAACGTTGAAAAGATCGTCCAACAGTTGAGCAAAAGTGGAGCAACACTCATCTTTGCCACGACTACCCCGGTTGTTCCCAACACCAATGGACCACTTCGCGAAGCGGACGCGCCCCCCAAATACAATGCGGCAGCCACTAAGATCATGAAAGAGCATGGCATCACGGTGAACGACCTTTTCGCGTTCTGCGAGCCGCAAATCGAGAAACTACAACGCCCTAAAAATGTGCACTTTACCTCCCAAGGCTCGCAGGCCCTGGCCGAGCAGGTTGCCGCAGCTATCGAAACGGCCCTCAATTCAAAAGACGGCAAGTAA
- a CDS encoding helix-turn-helix domain-containing protein, with protein MHSDFQQQFFAEMGPRHQFQFLYDAIPDVFFFTKDRESRMVWANRQLIKRLGARSEEDVIGANDSKFFPLEIAKKYRADDCFVMETSQPINNRVEVFYNETKILDWHITSKIPLFNADGSQVIGVAGVMRSYKAGKRWAAPASEIEEIVEYMRTPEGSLATVEELAERAHLSSRQLNRKFQAVFGMSVRDFKIRTRLNSAADDLTKTELSVCQIAVDHDFSDQSTFSRLFRKHMGMTPLEYRRSYRNQMVAGHDNQD; from the coding sequence ATGCACTCGGACTTTCAGCAACAGTTCTTCGCTGAGATGGGGCCCCGGCACCAGTTTCAGTTTTTGTACGATGCGATCCCGGATGTATTCTTCTTCACCAAAGACCGGGAAAGCCGCATGGTTTGGGCCAACCGGCAGCTAATCAAACGGTTAGGTGCTAGAAGCGAAGAGGACGTGATCGGGGCAAACGATTCCAAATTCTTCCCCCTGGAAATCGCCAAGAAGTATCGGGCCGACGACTGCTTTGTGATGGAAACCAGCCAACCGATCAACAACCGGGTCGAGGTTTTCTACAACGAGACCAAAATTCTCGACTGGCATATTACTAGCAAGATCCCGCTATTTAATGCCGACGGTAGCCAGGTGATCGGCGTGGCGGGTGTTATGCGTAGCTACAAGGCCGGTAAGCGGTGGGCAGCACCCGCTTCCGAGATTGAAGAGATCGTGGAGTACATGCGAACCCCCGAAGGCTCGCTGGCCACCGTCGAGGAACTTGCCGAAAGGGCTCACCTTTCGTCACGACAGTTGAATCGAAAATTCCAGGCCGTGTTCGGCATGAGCGTCCGCGATTTTAAGATCCGCACCCGGCTCAATTCGGCGGCAGACGATTTGACCAAAACCGAACTTTCGGTCTGCCAGATTGCGGTCGATCACGACTTCTCAGATCAAAGCACCTTTAGCCGGTTATTCCGCAAGCATATGGGCATGACCCCCTTGGAATACCGGCGAAGCTATCGAAATCAGATGGTCGCCGGTCACGACAACCAAGACTGA
- a CDS encoding VWA domain-containing protein produces the protein MTEHTTALPQARSRRPIRQNEPQPSEVADSYDAAEEETSPKRNWWKLAALWSMPAWLISLLFHVFGLTALVVATISPPSLPETLSLSATSDEPIEELEEMVVEFEPEVEPELEVEMSAPQMMSESFELTALTPDAAMMSEAISVDSLMPSKPADFAGMDPNGLMADLDGLGDEVGKMARFFGTKAKGQRICFVVDNSASMTSGRMETALVELDKAIDSLSAKQKFYIVFYSDTAYPLFYPTPATDMINANDKNKKLVREWLGTVQMCWRTDGRDAITLALNLKPDLVYILGDGAFTDKADIELAKTSLKGITIHTMGMQVKKQDRDKFAAIAEAHAGSYKDVGITDEGKQLMKMNGPIPRNKERNGIWGIKLK, from the coding sequence ATGACCGAACATACGACCGCCTTGCCTCAGGCCCGCTCTCGTCGTCCGATCCGCCAGAATGAACCGCAGCCCTCGGAGGTCGCGGACTCTTACGATGCTGCGGAGGAAGAGACTTCGCCGAAACGAAATTGGTGGAAGTTAGCAGCGTTGTGGAGCATGCCGGCTTGGTTGATCAGCTTATTGTTTCATGTGTTCGGCCTCACGGCATTGGTTGTTGCGACGATCAGTCCTCCTTCACTGCCAGAAACGCTCAGTCTTTCGGCTACCAGCGACGAACCAATCGAAGAACTCGAAGAGATGGTGGTCGAGTTCGAGCCTGAGGTTGAGCCGGAATTGGAAGTCGAGATGTCGGCTCCCCAGATGATGTCCGAGTCGTTTGAATTGACGGCCCTGACTCCGGATGCGGCCATGATGAGTGAAGCAATCTCGGTAGACTCACTGATGCCGTCCAAGCCAGCGGACTTCGCGGGGATGGACCCCAACGGCTTAATGGCAGATCTCGATGGCCTAGGGGATGAAGTGGGCAAGATGGCAAGGTTCTTTGGCACCAAAGCCAAAGGGCAACGCATTTGTTTTGTCGTGGATAACTCTGCCAGTATGACCTCGGGCCGAATGGAGACCGCGTTGGTCGAACTCGACAAGGCAATCGATTCGCTGTCGGCAAAGCAGAAGTTCTACATCGTCTTTTACAGCGATACGGCCTATCCGCTGTTCTACCCCACACCGGCTACGGACATGATAAACGCCAATGACAAGAATAAGAAGCTTGTCCGCGAGTGGCTCGGTACCGTCCAGATGTGCTGGAGAACCGATGGCCGGGATGCGATTACTCTGGCGCTGAATTTGAAGCCCGATCTGGTTTATATTCTCGGAGACGGGGCGTTCACCGATAAGGCCGACATTGAACTCGCGAAAACGTCGCTCAAAGGGATTACGATCCACACCATGGGAATGCAGGTGAAGAAGCAGGATCGCGATAAATTCGCCGCCATCGCCGAGGCCCACGCAGGCTCTTACAAAGACGTAGGAATCACCGATGAGGGTAAGCAGCTGATGAAAATGAACGGTCCTATTCCGCGTAATAAAGAACGCAACGGTATCTGGGGCATCAAGCTGAAATAA
- a CDS encoding ammonia-forming cytochrome c nitrite reductase subunit c552, whose translation MSSDNSAGSSPRGPSFLSLAGLLLLFAVATFGLAALITNIFEKKQEARVPFVRLEEVDEVTTDPKKWGVNWPDQYDTYLLTVDFEESEYGGSEAMPASKLEEHPWLKRLYAGYAFSLDYREARGHAYMLSDQEATKRVTERNQAGACLHCHAAIIPTYRRLGLMEEGKTEVTAEDLAADFNWPAVMTGFKAMSGMDYADAHAELMKTPDGTPGDDQTHPVSCIDCHDPETMAIRVTRPGFVQGIAALAKSDDPVVHLPSIERWRNGKRERDYDPNLDASRHEMRTFVCAQCHVEYYCASKETLFFPWGNGLKVEQIEELYDDHKFPDGSDFVDYKHGETGAKIYKAQHPEFELWSQGIHARSGVSCADCHMPYERKGAMKVSSHHVRSPMLSVNRSCQTCHNVNEGELKQRVEIIQARTQGLIERAAAAMTSMLDAILAAKAAGATDEQLAPILELQKKGMWRLDFISSENSKGFHADQEAARILSESIDYCRQAEIEALKLRAPDAPPSEADIKEVEGITPDDKAPNR comes from the coding sequence ATGAGTTCTGACAACTCTGCCGGTAGCTCGCCCCGTGGTCCGTCCTTTCTTTCGTTGGCCGGGTTGCTGCTGTTGTTTGCCGTCGCGACGTTTGGGTTGGCGGCGCTGATTACGAATATCTTCGAGAAGAAGCAGGAAGCCCGGGTTCCGTTTGTCCGCCTGGAGGAAGTCGACGAAGTAACGACCGATCCCAAGAAATGGGGCGTGAATTGGCCCGATCAATACGACACCTACCTGCTGACGGTCGACTTCGAGGAATCTGAATATGGCGGGTCTGAAGCGATGCCGGCCAGTAAGCTGGAAGAGCATCCCTGGCTCAAGCGTTTGTACGCAGGGTATGCGTTTAGTCTTGATTACCGTGAAGCACGCGGTCACGCCTATATGCTTAGCGATCAGGAGGCCACCAAACGCGTCACAGAAAGGAACCAGGCCGGGGCTTGCCTGCACTGCCACGCCGCGATCATTCCTACCTATCGCCGGTTAGGCCTGATGGAAGAAGGCAAAACCGAAGTCACCGCCGAAGATCTGGCCGCCGATTTCAATTGGCCTGCGGTAATGACAGGATTTAAAGCGATGAGCGGGATGGATTACGCCGACGCCCATGCCGAATTGATGAAGACCCCTGATGGGACGCCGGGCGACGATCAAACGCATCCTGTGAGTTGCATTGATTGTCACGACCCCGAGACGATGGCGATTCGAGTGACTCGGCCAGGGTTTGTCCAGGGTATTGCCGCGCTCGCCAAAAGTGACGATCCGGTCGTGCATCTGCCGAGCATCGAACGTTGGCGAAACGGAAAGCGTGAGCGTGACTACGATCCTAATCTCGATGCCTCGCGACACGAGATGCGAACGTTCGTTTGTGCCCAATGTCACGTCGAGTATTACTGTGCGAGTAAAGAAACCCTCTTCTTTCCCTGGGGTAACGGGCTCAAGGTAGAGCAGATCGAAGAACTCTACGACGATCACAAGTTCCCAGACGGTAGCGATTTTGTCGACTACAAGCATGGTGAAACGGGCGCGAAAATCTACAAAGCTCAGCATCCAGAGTTTGAGCTGTGGAGCCAGGGAATTCATGCCCGCAGTGGCGTGAGTTGCGCTGACTGTCATATGCCGTATGAACGTAAGGGGGCGATGAAAGTCAGTAGCCATCATGTGCGTAGCCCCATGCTGAGCGTCAATCGCTCGTGCCAAACATGCCACAATGTGAATGAAGGTGAATTGAAGCAGCGCGTAGAAATCATTCAAGCCAGGACGCAAGGTCTTATCGAGCGTGCGGCCGCGGCCATGACTTCCATGCTTGACGCTATCCTGGCGGCCAAAGCAGCGGGTGCCACGGACGAACAACTAGCCCCGATTCTGGAACTTCAAAAGAAGGGCATGTGGCGTCTCGACTTCATTAGTAGCGAGAATTCCAAAGGGTTTCATGCCGACCAGGAAGCGGCGCGAATCTTAAGCGAATCGATCGACTATTGCCGCCAAGCGGAAATCGAAGCTCTTAAACTTCGAGCCCCCGATGCCCCCCCTTCGGAAGCCGATATCAAAGAGGTCGAAGGAATCACACCCGACGATAAGGCGCCTAATCGGTAG
- the nrfH gene encoding cytochrome c nitrite reductase small subunit encodes MAQHENQRLQQRFRARNRYAKAKIYAGLFSSFFAILFGVVLGLGTFTFGYGKGASYLSNDPKGCVNCHVMQEPYDTWQKSSHHDVAVCNDCHLSHDPIGKWVTKADNGFFHSLAFTFNDYPDPLRIKPRNRRVTQHACLHCHSDFVHNMLPANQHSETMSCVHCHADVGHSLHSRVYPTLEPDSR; translated from the coding sequence ATGGCTCAACACGAAAACCAGCGGTTGCAACAACGCTTTCGAGCTAGGAATCGCTACGCGAAAGCCAAGATTTATGCTGGTTTGTTCTCTTCTTTTTTCGCCATACTTTTCGGCGTAGTTCTCGGGCTAGGGACCTTTACATTCGGCTACGGCAAAGGGGCAAGCTATCTCAGCAACGACCCCAAAGGCTGTGTGAACTGCCATGTCATGCAGGAACCCTACGACACCTGGCAGAAATCGAGTCATCACGACGTGGCGGTTTGCAATGATTGCCACCTCTCTCACGATCCGATCGGCAAATGGGTCACCAAAGCGGACAACGGCTTCTTTCATTCGTTGGCGTTCACCTTTAACGACTATCCCGATCCGTTACGTATCAAACCTCGCAATCGCCGGGTAACGCAGCATGCCTGTTTGCATTGTCATTCCGACTTTGTTCACAACATGCTGCCTGCGAACCAGCACAGCGAGACGATGTCTTGCGTCCATTGCCACGCCGACGTAGGACATTCGCTTCATTCGAGGGTTTACCCCACCTTAGAACCTGACTCACGCTGA
- a CDS encoding MarR family winged helix-turn-helix transcriptional regulator — MGLTPPNSRANANPRKFDSLEQEVFLNLWRTYDRLKAFEEEVFGNAGLSAQQYNTMRLLKSVHPDSMPTLVLGSRLISRAPDMTRLLDKLEQRGLLSRERRPENRRVVEVTITPQGLALLDELSAEVRDCHRKQLGHLSPDSLRHLASLLKEAREPHEDETNLSLVDE, encoded by the coding sequence ATGGGTCTGACTCCACCTAATTCTCGAGCGAACGCCAACCCCAGGAAATTCGATTCCCTGGAGCAAGAAGTATTTCTGAACTTATGGCGGACCTACGATCGCCTGAAAGCGTTCGAAGAAGAGGTCTTCGGCAACGCCGGCCTATCCGCCCAGCAATATAACACGATGCGTTTGCTGAAGTCGGTTCACCCCGATTCGATGCCGACCTTGGTGCTTGGCTCGCGATTGATTTCTCGTGCTCCGGATATGACCCGTCTGTTAGATAAACTCGAACAACGCGGTTTACTGTCTCGGGAACGACGTCCTGAAAATCGACGTGTTGTCGAGGTGACCATTACCCCTCAAGGGTTAGCTCTTTTGGACGAGCTTTCTGCCGAGGTTCGTGACTGTCACCGAAAGCAACTGGGACATCTCTCTCCCGACTCACTTCGTCATTTGGCTTCGCTGCTCAAGGAAGCTCGCGAGCCGCATGAAGACGAGACCAATCTTTCATTGGTCGATGAGTAA
- a CDS encoding NAD(P)/FAD-dependent oxidoreductase, whose translation MIDNQNKPQVVVIGGGPAGATVSTLLAQQGIRVELFERETFPRYHIGESLIPETYWVLKRLNMLPKLKGSPFIEKYSVQFVSGSGKQSAPFYFHDNKDHDCSQTWQVRRSEFDEMMLRNAEEHGVKTHEGVRVLDVLFEGDRAVGIQIMDANGEKREIHADVVVDASGQSSMLLNKLKLRVSDPSLNKGSIWTYYKGAKRDPGRDEGATTVLQVENKQGWFWYIPLHDDMVSIGVVGDFDYLFKGRGSHEKVFAEELELCPAAKMRIEGAEQVTKIFATKDFTYKAKQAAGDGWVLIGDALGFLDPLYSSGVLLALKSGELAADAIIAGLKKGDTSRAQLGHWEKDYLVGMERMRKLVCEYYDGFNFGRFVRRFPDHRGDITDLLIGDLFKDSLDKVFESIATMKSESEAMAE comes from the coding sequence ATGATCGATAATCAAAATAAGCCGCAAGTTGTCGTCATCGGGGGTGGTCCTGCAGGAGCAACGGTAAGCACCCTACTCGCTCAGCAAGGAATTCGTGTCGAGCTGTTTGAGCGCGAGACGTTCCCTCGTTATCACATTGGCGAATCGCTCATTCCGGAAACGTACTGGGTCCTTAAGCGTTTGAATATGCTTCCCAAGTTGAAGGGGAGTCCCTTCATCGAGAAGTACAGTGTCCAGTTCGTCAGTGGCTCTGGCAAACAATCGGCTCCCTTCTACTTTCACGACAACAAAGACCACGATTGCTCGCAAACCTGGCAGGTACGCCGTAGCGAATTCGACGAAATGATGCTTCGCAATGCCGAAGAGCACGGCGTGAAGACTCACGAAGGCGTCCGCGTGCTGGATGTCCTGTTCGAGGGTGACCGCGCAGTCGGCATTCAGATCATGGACGCAAACGGCGAGAAACGAGAAATTCACGCCGATGTGGTGGTCGATGCGAGCGGACAAAGCTCGATGTTGCTCAACAAGTTAAAGCTGCGCGTCTCAGACCCATCGCTAAACAAAGGGTCGATCTGGACCTATTATAAAGGCGCTAAACGCGATCCAGGCCGCGACGAAGGAGCGACTACCGTCCTACAAGTGGAAAACAAACAGGGATGGTTTTGGTACATCCCCCTTCACGACGATATGGTCAGCATCGGTGTCGTGGGTGACTTCGATTACCTCTTCAAGGGACGCGGTTCCCACGAAAAAGTGTTCGCCGAAGAACTCGAACTTTGCCCGGCCGCGAAAATGCGTATCGAAGGCGCCGAGCAGGTCACCAAAATCTTTGCGACCAAAGACTTCACCTACAAGGCCAAACAGGCCGCCGGCGATGGCTGGGTGTTGATTGGCGATGCTTTAGGCTTCCTCGATCCCCTGTATTCTTCCGGCGTCCTCTTGGCTCTCAAGTCAGGCGAACTGGCCGCCGATGCGATCATCGCAGGGCTGAAAAAGGGAGACACCAGTCGTGCTCAGCTTGGGCATTGGGAAAAAGACTACCTGGTGGGCATGGAACGCATGCGTAAGCTGGTCTGCGAGTACTACGACGGATTCAATTTCGGCCGCTTCGTCCGCCGTTTCCCCGACCATCGCGGGGACATTACCGATCTGCTGATTGGCGACCTTTTCAAAGACAGTCTCGATAAGGTCTTCGAGTCGATCGCCACGATGAAGTCTGAATCGGAAGCCATGGCCGAGTGA
- a CDS encoding class I SAM-dependent methyltransferase — MSIRDAYSQWSITYDQDINRTRDLDQVATQQLLGNSRYQHTIEIGCGTGKNTSFYLSISETVTAVDFSPGMLDLARLKVESPSVVFREANLRERWPGADLAADLVACNLVLEHMDEMLPVFSESSRCLAAGGEFFVSELHPYRQYLGSQAQYQREGEVTFIDAYVHHFSEFHSAARSSGFQLNDVQEWWDDDLKERVPPRLITFLWKKVC; from the coding sequence ATGTCTATCCGAGACGCCTACTCGCAGTGGTCTATTACTTACGACCAAGACATCAATCGTACACGAGATCTTGATCAGGTTGCAACGCAGCAACTCTTAGGCAATTCTCGATATCAACATACCATCGAAATTGGCTGTGGAACCGGCAAGAACACGTCCTTTTACCTCTCAATCAGCGAGACGGTGACGGCAGTCGATTTTTCGCCTGGCATGCTGGACCTCGCTCGTCTAAAAGTTGAATCCCCAAGCGTTGTATTTCGAGAAGCGAATCTGCGTGAGCGTTGGCCCGGAGCTGATCTAGCTGCCGACTTAGTGGCATGTAATCTTGTTCTCGAACACATGGATGAGATGCTCCCCGTTTTTTCGGAATCCTCACGATGCCTTGCAGCAGGAGGTGAGTTTTTCGTCAGTGAACTCCACCCTTATCGTCAGTACCTCGGCAGCCAAGCGCAATACCAGAGAGAAGGTGAAGTGACCTTCATTGACGCATACGTACACCATTTCTCAGAATTTCATTCGGCGGCAAGGTCCAGTGGCTTCCAACTAAACGACGTGCAAGAATGGTGGGATGATGATCTTAAGGAAAGGGTACCGCCAAGATTGATCACTTTCCTGTGGAAGAAAGTGTGTTAG
- a CDS encoding SDR family NAD(P)-dependent oxidoreductase, with translation MPVAIVIGATGGIGAAIARLLASRGYRLLLVSHSEEKLQAFAGELDVQYFTADATQFDEVEAAAKHAQDLFGHVDSIVNCVGSLILKPAHLTSQKELNSTISLNLNTAFAAIRAANAVLRDSGGSVVLFSSAAARVGLANHEAIAAAKGAIEGLVKSAAATYAGKKIRVNAIAPGLIETPLTEAIWSRPRSAEASKAMHPLGRLGKPEDCASLACWLVDPQNSWITGQIIGVDGGLATLKTS, from the coding sequence ATGCCCGTTGCGATAGTGATCGGAGCTACTGGTGGGATCGGCGCTGCGATCGCCCGGCTTCTCGCATCTCGCGGCTACCGCCTGCTGTTGGTATCGCATAGCGAGGAAAAGCTGCAGGCATTCGCAGGCGAACTCGATGTACAATACTTCACGGCGGATGCTACCCAGTTCGATGAGGTCGAAGCAGCCGCCAAGCATGCGCAAGACTTGTTTGGACATGTCGATTCAATTGTCAACTGCGTTGGCTCACTCATCCTGAAGCCAGCTCATCTCACCTCGCAGAAAGAATTGAACTCTACGATTTCGCTTAATCTAAACACCGCGTTCGCAGCGATCCGAGCGGCCAATGCCGTGTTGCGAGACTCTGGCGGTAGCGTCGTTCTCTTCTCCTCGGCAGCGGCACGCGTGGGGCTTGCCAATCATGAAGCGATTGCCGCTGCCAAAGGCGCTATCGAAGGTTTGGTCAAGTCCGCTGCGGCGACCTATGCAGGAAAGAAGATCCGCGTGAACGCGATCGCGCCGGGATTGATCGAGACGCCTCTTACCGAAGCAATCTGGTCACGTCCGCGATCGGCTGAAGCGTCGAAAGCAATGCATCCGTTAGGTCGGTTAGGGAAACCTGAAGATTGCGCCTCGTTAGCGTGCTGGCTCGTCGATCCGCAAAACAGTTGGATCACGGGGCAAATCATCGGTGTTGATGGGGGACTGGCAACTCTCAAGACAAGCTAA
- a CDS encoding helix-turn-helix transcriptional regulator produces MTSAMHSVSNLRAKIEGFASRYAAMRVADGGSYQTLLDQFQRMEETTRAESYDDFAQCDQDFHRAIVELADVPSLHAAWREVFLAHSEFRIGTLEQCWPDLTVLFESHRPLVEAIASGQAHEAEEAAVAHLDAVWFRLALLSDAPEFGQEALPSDPLARACAYLAFHFTEAVRLPYVAKEISKCTAGHLARLFREQLGLSFSEYLIELRLQKSVQLLQITNRSIQEIAERVGYSDPSRFSMHFRRRFGKTPTSFRETYSFGTIRVVL; encoded by the coding sequence ATGACCTCCGCCATGCACTCTGTTTCGAATTTACGCGCTAAAATAGAAGGGTTCGCCTCGCGATATGCGGCAATGAGGGTTGCCGACGGTGGCAGTTATCAAACGCTGCTCGATCAGTTCCAACGTATGGAGGAGACAACCCGTGCCGAAAGTTACGATGACTTTGCCCAGTGCGATCAAGACTTTCATCGCGCTATTGTAGAACTGGCCGATGTACCCTCGTTACACGCAGCTTGGCGGGAAGTGTTTCTCGCGCATAGCGAGTTCCGAATCGGTACATTAGAGCAATGCTGGCCTGACCTGACCGTGCTCTTTGAGTCGCATCGTCCCCTAGTGGAAGCGATCGCCAGCGGTCAAGCACATGAAGCAGAAGAAGCGGCCGTTGCCCATTTAGACGCGGTTTGGTTTCGATTGGCACTTCTTTCGGACGCCCCCGAATTTGGCCAAGAGGCATTGCCGTCTGACCCCTTAGCGAGAGCATGTGCCTACCTCGCTTTTCATTTTACGGAAGCTGTTCGACTGCCGTACGTGGCGAAAGAAATCTCGAAGTGTACCGCGGGGCATTTGGCAAGGCTCTTCCGCGAGCAATTGGGTTTAAGTTTCAGCGAATACCTGATTGAACTTCGGCTTCAGAAAAGTGTTCAATTGTTGCAGATTACCAATCGCTCTATTCAAGAGATCGCAGAGCGAGTTGGCTACAGCGACCCATCTCGATTCAGCATGCACTTCCGCCGACGATTTGGAAAAACGCCGACAAGCTTCCGCGAAACGTATAGCTTCGGCACGATTCGAGTCGTTCTCTGA